The genome window TCGTCATACATCATGAAACCACTTTTGAAAGGAGTTTTTTTGTCATGCGTAAACTGATTGCTTTGATCCTGGTTATGGTTCTTTCCCTTTTCACCTTCTCCGCCCTGGCGGATTCTTCGATCGTCGTCACCGGAACCGGTGAAACCTACATTCCTGCCGATACCGCCGTTGTTTCCCTCGGCGTCAGCGCCCGGAACGCGGACGCGCTCAAGGCCCAGTCCGAAGTCAACGAGGTCATTGCCCGTATCCGTGCCGCGCTGACCGATGCCGGTCTGAAGGAAGAAGACATCAACACCGGATATGTCAACCTCTACGGGGTCTATGACTACAGCGGCTACGAGGAAAAGCTCACCGGCTACAGCGCTTCTTCCAGCCTGGCCGTTCTGGTAAAGGATATCAGCCGTGTCGGGGAAGTAATCGACCTGGCCTTCGGCGCCGGCGCGAACATGCTGGACGGCGTTTCCTTCTCCGCTTCCGATGATTCAGCCGCCCGGGCGGAGTCCCTGAAGGCCGCCCTTGCGGAAGCAAAGGAAAAGGCGGCTGTCCTTGCGGAAGCCGCCGGAATGGGCGAACCGGAGATCGAGTCCATCCAGGAAACCGGATTCTTCACCTATGACAACGGAACCAATCGTTTTGTCACCAAGGCTGCCGGTGCCGTTGAAACTGATGCCGCCACCATCATCCAGGCGGCTAAGATCTGCGTCTCCGCCACTGTTACCGTTACCTTCAAAACGAAGTAAACAGGAGAAGCGTAAAAATACCTCCTGCCTCCTACTTCCTACCTCCTACCTATTGACTCTCATCATGCATTTTTTCTCGTCTGAACTTTTTCTTTTACAGAGTCAATTATATACCTTCCGCCAACTTCGCCGCTCCGTCCGAAGTTGGCGATTGTTTTCTCCCTGATCCCCCTGATCCTTTCGCCGAAGCTCTCATCCTCCAGCAGCCCGCGGATCTTTTCCGCCAGTCCGGGGATCTCCCCGGGGTTCACCCGGATACCCACCTGGTCCCGCAGGGTAAATTCCAGCGGAGCCACGGTGATCTTTTCATAGTCCGGGTTGTTGATCTTCGGCGGCGTATCGATAAACACACAGGGCCGCTCTGTGACCATCACAAACTCGTAGGCTGTACCGGACCAGTCGCTGATCACCGTATCCGAATCAAAGATGGACGTGTTGCCGGTAAAGTCCAGTTCGAAGAACAGGTCCCCGCCCTCATAATGTTCATACCGCTTCACGATGGCATCCATCCGGTCCCCGTAGCGCTTCACGTATTCCGGATGCGGCCGCACCGTCACATCAAAGCCCCTGCCCAGCAGCTCCTTCAGCAGGTCGTCTATGCAGCTGTCCAGGATATTGTCCGCCTGCCAGGAAGGAGCGATCAGCACCTTCGGCCGAACCCGCTCTGTCCGCGGCGCTGCCCGGTACGCGTCATACAGCTTTTCCAACTGGCCGTATCCGCAGGCGATCAGCTCCTGTTCCGGATCACCGAAAAGCTTTTCTGTCTGACGAATCTCCTCAAACTGGAAATCCCCGACGCACAGGATCGCGTCATAGTGGCGCAGGGCGCCGGTATGCAGCACCATATGGGTGCTCAGCGGATAATGGAATACGTAAACATATTTGATGTTTTTGCTGTAATAGCTGCGCTTGTACTGGTAGTTGCCCAGGTCGGACATGGTCATAACCATCACGTCCGCCTCCAGCTTCATGAACAGTGTGATCAGCTTTTTCTGCCCGATATAGTACGGAACGATCCTCGTTTCCTTTTTCGCGATCTCAAAAATCTGGTCGTTGGGATCACCGGTCACATAGTGTATGGTCAGTTTGCTGTTTGCCAGGATATAGGCGATGATCCGCTCATAATACTTATAGAACCCGCTGCTCTCGGAATAGAAAACCAGGTGCTTGTTCCCCACGGAGAAAAAGCGCTTGTAGTCCGCTTTTTCCCGGTGCTTATCCTCCCGGCTGCGTACGGTTTCCCTGCCGGTGTTGGTATAGGCAGCCAGTTCCTGCCGGGATTTCTCCAGGTCAGCCCAGTCGATCTCCTTCTCCGGCGGCCGTATTTTGTTCAGCACCACCTGCTGCAGAATGGTGAACAGGTTGCTGAAGATCCAGTAGAAGCCCACTCCGGCGGGCACCGTGAATCCCAGCACCAGGCTGATGCCGACGGAAACCGCCATGGAGGAAAACTGGGCCGCTTTGCCCTGGCTTTTCTGAAGCGGATTCAGCCGGTTCTGGCACAGGCTCAGGATTGTTGCCGCCAGGCCTGCCAGCACAGGGATCAGCAAGTGAATGCCGCCGGCCGCGGAAGGCGTCGCGGAAAGGTCAAAGCCCAGGAAACGTGTGTTCAGGTCCGGCTGCCGCAGCCACACGTCCGGATGATAGATGATCTGGACCAGGCCGATCAGCAGGATCACCTGAACCGCCACCGGGATCACGGTGGCGAAGGGGCTGTAATGTGCTTTTTTATACAGAAGGGCCTGTTCATCGGCCACCTTGTCCGGGTCGCCGAAATATTTGACCTTCAGCCGGTTGACCGCCGGTTCCAGGCGGACCATTTTAATGCCGTTCGCGTGCACCCACAGGGATACAGGCAGCAGGACCACCTTGGTCATGAGGGTAAACAGGATCACAGCCAGGCCGTAGTTGCCCGTCACGCTGTAGGCGATCCTCATCAGCCAGCCAAGCGGCGCGCAGATTAATTGCATGTTTCTTCTCTCTTATCCGTGATCAAAGGTCTTCCAGGTCGTCGCTTTCGTCCTTCGAAGCTTCTTCCTTGCCTACAACTTTATTGATCTTCTTCTTGGCCTTGCGCCAGTAAATGGATACGCCCGCGGCAATCGCCACCACCAGGCCGATGGCCGCCTGGATGATAAAGGTGGTGGTGCTGGGATCGATATAGGCGCTGGCCTGGTTCGGTGTCATCACCATACAGAATACGCAGTAAAGCACAAGCAGGAAAAGCGACGTTCCTTTTTTCATGGTCATTGCTCCTTTTCGGCAGTTATCATTCAATTTGTTGCGTCTATTTTACCAAAATTTTCCCTTGTTGACCATCGCTTTTTTCTTCCTGTTCCGGTTTTCTCCCTGTTTTTTTCCTTCCCGGCGGACACAGCCTGTCCTGTTCCGCCCGCCGCCTTTGTTTTCATGACTCTCTGGATCCCCCGACAGTCCGTTTCCGTCTTTCCGGTGATCCCTGAACCGCGTTTTTCCGTTCCCGGGCGTTTCAGAATGGACAGCCTGTGTCCCTGTGTTTTCCCTTTTCCGGCGCTATGGTAATGCCGACGAAAGGAGGAAACACAATGGACATTTATAATCATGAACATTATCCCGATCCCACCGCTTCCGAAGCCATTCATACCGTCATGTCACACAACCGGGAAAAGGCGGAAGCGGCGGACGATAACGGCTGCCTGCGGCTCATTGAGGATGTCATCCGCCAGGCCATTGCGGATCACCTTCATGCCCTGAGCAGGCTGCCCGATTCTGAAGCCCGCAGGCAGCTGGCGGAAACCGAGGCTTTCTTCCGTTCGGAAAGATTCCGCCGGCTCACCCATTTTGACGGTGAGAAGGTGCTCAGGATGCTCCGGAAGGAGCGGGATCGTGAATGACTGTCCGTGAATGCCTTGAAAGGCCCGGAAAGATCCGGCAGGCGATCAGCATCCGGCTCATGCGGATCGAAATGCTGCAGAAATACTCCGTGCGGTTATCTTCCGGCCTGAACCAGGTCCGCGTAAAATCATCCCCCGATCCCACCCGGATGCAGGCCCTGCTTGCGGAAGCCGCTGACGAGGAAAAGGAAGTTACCCGCCTGGAAGCGGAACTGTCGCAGGCTTCTTCAGAAGCCGCCATTCTCATTTCAAGGCTGCCGGACATGGAGATGATCCGCCTGCTGGAGCTTCGTTACCTGGAGTGTCAGGGCTGGCCGGAAACCGCGATGTCCCTGAACCGCAGTCTCAACGGAGCTTACAAACTGCACCGGAGGGCACTGGATCTGCTTCAGCGGGTCCTGGCATCATGCGGTGAAAGAAAATAAAAGCGTGGATTCTTTCCGGTTTTCGGGTATAATGGTTTTGCAGGAATGAACACAACTGAATGACTGAAAGAAAGGATACGATTATGCCGGAACCATTCAGGCCCAATCCCCTCCGTCTTGCCTTCGGCCTGATGCGCCTGCCGAAAAACGCGGACGGAAGCATCGACATCCCCCAGGTCTGTGAAATGGCTGACCGTTTCATTGCCGCGGGCGGCACCTATTTTGACACCGCCTACGTCTATGACGGCGGCGACAGCGAAAAAGCCTTCAAAGCCGCCGTGGCGGATCGTTATCCCCGGGACACCTATACCCTGGCCACCAAGATCCACGCCACCATCGGCGCGACCGATGAACAAAGCGCCAAGCAGGAATTCCGGACCAGCCTGGAGCGCACCGGCGCCGGTTTCTTTGATTACTACCTGCTTCACGCTCTCCAGGTTTCCACCCATCAGAAATACGATGACTACCGCCTTTGGGACTTTGTAAAGGACCTGAAGGAGAAAGGGCTGGTCCGCCACTGGGGCTTCTCCTTCCACGCGGATCCCGCCCTGCTGGAAAGGCTGCTGGATGCCCACCCGGACACGGAATTTGTCCAGCTGCAGATCAACTATGCTGACTGGGAAAACCCCGGTGTGGCCTCCCGCCGTAACTGGGAGATCTGCCGCGAGCGCGGGATTCCGGTAATGATCATGGAGCCGGTCAAGGGCGGCATCCTGGCCGACCCCATTCCGGAAGTGCGGGCGGTGTTTGACGCTTACGGCGCGGATGTTTCCTATGCCAGCTGGGCCCTGCGCTTCGCTGCTGGGCTGGAGGGCGTTCATGCCGTGCTCAGCGGTATGAGCAACCTGGCCCAGATGGATGACAACCTGAAAACCATGAAGGATTTCCGCCCGCTGGACGAAAAGGAAATGGAACTGATCAGCCTCGCCCGGAAAGCGCTGGATGAAGACAAGTCCATCCCCTGCACCGCCTGCCACTATTGTACCAAGGGCTGCCCGATGAACATTCCCATCCCGGAGATCTTCAACGTGATCAACCGCCGGAAAGGCAGTCCCGAGTTCCGCACCATCCGGGAATACAGCATCGTAACCGCCGGCCGCGGCCTGGCAAGCGACTGTGTTTCCTGCGGGCGGTGCGAGCGGGCCTGTCCCCAGGGGCTGCCTGTGATCACCCTGCTCCGGAAGTGCAAGGCCGAACTGGAAAAATAAAACCTGCCAAAAAGAATCAGCAGCCGGGCAAACCCGGCTGCTGTAGTTTTATCTGTCCCTTGTCAGTTGGCGTGGATCTCACACGGCGTCCCTGTATAGTATTTGGTCAGGAACTGGAAGCCGTTGATCGAATCCAGCGCGATGGCGAACGCCGCCGTCTCCTCCCAGAATGCGGCCGGAAGGGTAACTTCCACGTCTTCCTCCCCGTGAAGGATCATCGTCATCTCCGGCAGGGCTGTTTCCTGATCCGCCGTCTTCGTTCCGGCGTATTCCACCGCCTTGGCAAGCAGGCCCGCAAAGAACGTGGCGTTGCTGATATCCTTGCCCAGCATGATCATGGCGTCCTCCGCCGCTGTTCCGTCTTCCTTGGTCGCGGTCCAGTCCGGCGTGGTCACATCCAGGAACCGGTATTCCATCCCGTCCAGGATGAAGGAAACCGTGCTGATATTCAGGTGCTTCGTACCGCGGTAACGGATCCAGATCCGGAAGGCGGCATGCTCAGCCTCATCCGCTGTATAGTCCGAAACCATGATCTCCGGATACACCGTGCTGAAATAGGTTTCGCTGTCATAGGGAGTCATGAAGGCGCGGTGTTCCGCCGTCTCCAGGGTTTCAATAAAGGCGGAGTTTCCCCCCTCCGGCTCCATAAACCGGAAGAAGGAAGCGTTATCCTTAAAAAACCGGATATTGAAGTTTTTATTGTCCGCCGCGGCACAGCCGATGGAAAGCACCAGGGCCAGTGCCAGCGCAATGATTCTTTTCATGGAAACCTCCTTGTGCCGCTTACCGCTGCAGGCGGATCCTGCGTCTTTCCTCCGCCGCGGCGTATTCCTGTTTTTCCTCCGTTGTTTCCGGAACGAACGGGGGAACCGCGGCGGGCTGGTCCTGCTCATCCAGGGCCACAAAAACCACATAAGCCCGGTTGATCAGTTCCCGGCTGCCGTCCAGCCGTTCCACCATACTGTCCACCCGGACCTCCAGGGAGGTTCGTCCGGTCCAGGTCACCGTTGCCTCCTGCACCACCGTGTCGTTCAGGTACGCCGGCTTCAGGAAGTTCAGGTTGTCAATGCACACCGTTGTCACCGCGTGCCCGGTATAGCGGCGGGCCGCCACAGCGCCCACCACGTCGATCCACGCCATGATCTGTCCGCCGAAAAGCCTGGGTTTGGCATAGCCGTTGCAGTGCTGCGGCATCACGATCTGGACAGCCGTTGTTTTTTCTGCCATTTTTCGTTTCCTCCATACCGTTGTTTCCCTTTGGAAACGCTGATATTTTTATTTGTTCGCTTTTCTTCCTTCCGGGCCTCCCGTATAATGAAAAGGAGAAAAAGAAGGATGAAGAGGGTTATGACGGATATTTACGCGGAGCGCTACAGGGATCTTTCACAGGAAGCGCAGACCTGCTGTCTCACCGGGCATCGGGTGATCCCTCCGGGAGAAGAGAAAAAGATCATGATCCGGGCGAAGAACATCCTCCTCCGGCTCATCCGGGAGAAGAACGTCCGTTTCTTCGGCGTGGGCGGGGCGGTTGGTTTTGATATGCTCGCCTCAGAATACCTGCTGGACCTGAAAGCCCATGACGAACACCAGATCAAGATCATCTCTGTCCTGCCTTATCCCGCCTGGCGGGAAACCGAAGACTGGACAGACAAGCTCCGTGCCCGGGAGGAGAAGATCCTCCTTGGCAGCGACAAGGTGGTCTACGTCCGTAACGAATATGAAAAAAACGTCTTTCTCCTGCGGGACCGAAAGCTTGTGGACTGTTCCGCCTGGTGTGTCAGTTACTGCAACCGGCCGCGCACCGGCACAGCCTATACGGTCAAATACGCCCTGGATCACGGGGTGAAGGTCTATAACGCCAGCAGCTTCAGTCTCCGGAACCTGGTCTGACAATCTCCCCTTTACGGACGGAAATCGTCCGGCATCGGGCCTTCATCGTCCTTGTCCCGTCCGCTGCGGATCAGCAGGACCACAAGGCCGATGCAGGCCGCGGCAATCCCCAGGCGCTTCAGGCCTTCCCAGATGAAAGGAAAAAAGCCCAGCGTGCCGACGCAGTACACAGCCGCGACACTCAGGGCGATGATCAGGATAAACCTTACGATCAGCCACAACGCGCCGCCGAATACAGAAAGAATATCCTTGATCATCCCGCAGTCCTCCGGTTTCTTTTCAGTCCTGTAAATGAAATATTATCATAAAGCCGTTTTCATCTCAACCGCCGGGCTCATGCCCGGCGGCTTTCGTTCTGCCCTGTTCCAGCCTCACGGCATCCGGGAGATCAGCGCCTGTCCCTCGGTTTTCAGCCACTTCAGGGGCTTCCGGTATTCCGGCAGGATCCGCTCCACCTCCGCCCAGAACCGCGGGGAGTGATTCAGTTCCCTCCGGTGGCACAGTTCATGGACGATCACATAGTCCATCACGTCTTCCGGGCACCGCAGCAGCATGCAGTTGAAATTCAGGTTTCCCTTCGCGGAGCAGCTGCCCCACAGTGTCTTCTGCTTTTTGACGGTGACCCGTCCATAGGTCACACCGACCTGCCGGGCCCATTCCGCCACCCTGGCCGGGATAACCTTCCGTCCCAGCTTCACCAGGTCCTCCAGTTCGCCTTCGGAAAGCTTCGGCACCTGCGCCCGGGCGCTGACCTTTTCCAGCGTCTTTTCGATCCACGTTCTTTTGCTGTCCAGTACCCGCCGGATCTCTGCCTCCGATGTACGCAGCGGCGCCCGTACGGTGATCCCGCCCCCGTCGTCGATCCGGATCCCGATGGTTTTCCGCCTGCAGCGGATCACCTTCACTTCCCAGGTCTGCATCCTGTTCACCCGATTTCCTGTTCCCATTCCTTCAGAAACTGTTCCATAAACGCGTGGCGGCTTTCCGCCATTTCCTTTGCCTTTTCCGTATTCATCAGGTCCTTCAGCAGGAGCAGTTTTTCATGAAAATGGGCAATGGAGTCTTCCGGTGTCCGGCTGTGCTTTCCGCCGTAGGCAAACGTCCGGGCAATGCCGATGGCCCCGATGGCATCCAGCCGGTCCGCGTCCTGGATGATCCGTCCCTCAACGGTTTCCGGATGCTTTCCCCTGTTCTTGCTGAAGGAGACTGAATTCACCGCCTCGCAGATCCGGTCTGCCGTTTCCCGGTCCACGCCCTGTGCTTCCAGGAAACGGCGGGCGTTGGCGTTGTTTTCCGTGTTGAACAGCTTGTGGTCATCCGCGTCGTGGAGCAGGGCGCCCAGGGAAACAACCAGCCGGTCTGCTTCCGGCTCCGTTTCCGCGATCAGCAGGGCGTTGCGGTATACCCGCATGGCGTGCTCAAATCCATGCCCGTCCGCGTTCTCCGCAAACAGCTCCCGGATATAGTTGATGGCTTCATCGATCATATTCCGCATAGGCTCAGTCAGTCCTCAGATCGTCATTTTTGTTTCATCATATCACGGAACAAAACCCGCAACAAGAGGAGCCGGGGAGAAGCGTTTTCTCCCCGGCTCCCGGTCAAAAGTCCTGTTATTCCGCCTGCCGGATTTCGTATTGAATGCCGTTTTCCTCGCAGTATTGCTGTGCGTAGGAACCTTCGTACACAACGCATACCAGGTTTTCGCAGCCGGTGAACGCGTTCTTCCCGATGTAGCTCACTATTTCCGGTAGTTCAATCTTCTCCAGGTTCCCGCAGTTCTCGAAAGCATAGTCGCTGATATAGTATACGCTGTACGGGATCTCAACAAGTTTCAGCTTTTCGCAGTTCCGGAAAGCGCCTCTTCCGATGGTCCTGGTTCCTTCCCGGATGATGACCCACTCAAGGTTTTCACAGCCGGAGAATGTATAAATCTCCAGGTTTTCCATACAGCCCGGCAGCGTGACCGAAACCAGGCTCGTACAGTCAGCGAAAACATGTCCTCCTTCAAACTTCGCTCCATACGGAATGGAAACGGATTTCAGGCTGCTGCAGCCGCGGAACGCGGAGCCTCCGATGGTCATCACATTGTCCGGCAGGTCAATGGATGTCAGTGCTTTGCATCCTTCAAAAGCGCCTTCCCCAACGGTTTCCAGTTTCTTCGGAAGAATGAGGGATGCCAGGTTTTCACAGCCGCTGAACGCGTAATCCCCTATTTCAGTCACATAGTCCAGCATGATCACGGAAGTCAGGTTGGTACAGTCTTTGAACGCGTCTTCCGCAATTTCCCTGACATATAACCCGTATACCGTTTCCGGAATGACAATCTTTGTGCTCTGCTTATAGGAAGGATCGCTGACTACCGTAAGTGAATTGTCCTCCTTCACGCCGAACACCAGTCCGTCATATTCAAACCGGTTTCCTTCTTTCCGGACAGAACACAGCGGGATCTGAATCTCCCAGTTATCTTCTATCGATTCCAGAATCCTTTCAACACAAAGTATCGTTACAGCTTTGTCCGCGTCTTCCTGTTTCAGTCTTGAGATATATTCCTCCCGGTCTTCAACGCCGTCTCCATTTTCGTCCCAGCATGCCGACATGAAATGCTCATTGATATCATGCTCCCTGTTCTCAAAGCTATAGCTTACATAGGACATGATCATCTTGTGGTATCTCGTATTGTCCGCGAACCATATCAGCCTGTTATCCGGATATTGAAGCTGTATATGCAGTTCATTGTCAATCACGCCGATGCCTGTCAGTACAACGCCTTCATCGATCTGGATATCCAGCGGATCATGGGTATCCAGCACTTTCCGCTTCAGGTCTGTCGGTTCAGTAAAGAGCATCTCCGGCGGTTCAATTCCTTCAGCCGTCTTCCCGTATTGCCCGATCAGCGGAGTCAGGTCGGTATCCGTATGCCCGCTTATCGTAATATTCTTTATCCCAAACGTTACAGGGCCATTATAAGGCTCGACTGGCTGATCATACAGCACATATTCTGCAACCGTCATTTTGTGTGTTGTTTCATCGTATTCCGTGAATACCGTGCCTGACATCATATCCAGGTTTTGGCTGATGACCGTCACGGCATATGGCCTGTACTGCTCCATGCTGCGTCCGGAAATCCGGTCTCCGTCCAGATCCTGCACCGTATACATCACCCAGGCTTCCCGGTCCTGCACCAGTGCTGAAAGCAGTTCAACCCGGATCCCCTGTTTCTCACAGCTGAGATTCACCGGGATCAGTTCTTCCCGGATCTCCGGCCATTTGCTTTCCATCTTCTCATGGAGGTTTTCCATATCATATGTGTCATATGCGGATCCTGTGCCTTCAGGAGCCTCCGCAGTTTGTTCTGGAATGTTTTCAGCAGACTCATCAGTTTCCTGGCTGCCGCCGGCCATAATCTGGTTCAGCGGGATCTGGATTTCCCAGTCATCCGTCACCGATTCTATACATTTCTGGATCCTGATCTCCGCCTTCACCGAATCTTTTTCTTCCGGTTTCACTTCTGAAATAAACTCAGCCCAATCACCGCGGCCGTTGCCGTCCTCATCCCAGCTTTCCTCTTCAAACCCTGTTTCGCAGTATTGTATTCCGTCAACATAGGAATTGCCTGCGTCACTCTTTGCCGCAAAGGCTCTGATTATCCTGTCGGTCATGTGAAGCTGTACATGCAGTTCATTGTCGATCCAGCCGATCCCCGTCAGGGTTACATCCTCATCAACCGGAATATCCAGCGGGTTATGAAAGTCCAGCACATTCTTTTTCAGATCAACCGGCGAGGTGTACAGCAGCTCCGGCGGTTCTGTTCCTTCAGCTGTTTTGCCATATTGTTCGATCAGGGGGGCCAGATCGGTTTTCGTTTCCCCGATTATGTTGATATGATTGATCATGATCGATACATAACGGCTGTCCGGCTGAATCGTGTCATAGTATTGTATGTATGCTGCCATGAAAGATTTGCGGGTTGTTTCATCATACAGGAGATACCGAGATGCCACGTAATGCGCGCCATGATCGAAATCCGTAAAAACAGAAGGCACATACTGGTATATGTCCTGTCTGGGTGTCCGGTCTTCTTCCAGATCCTGCAGCGTATACACGATCCAGGCTCCTTTATCTTTTGCCAGTGCGGACAGCACGTCAATCCGGATTCCCTGTTTTTCACAGCTGAGATTCACCGGAACCAGTTCTTCCGTAATGCCCGGCCATTCCTGCTCAAGCAGTGCGTTGATATCCGCTGATTCCACACCGGATGCAGCTTCGGTTTCTTCCGGATTGTCCGTTCCGATGGATTCAACATCATCCTGGCTGCCGCCGACCATGAGCCGGTCCAGCGGGATCTGGATATTCCAGTCTCCTTCAACCGTCTCCAATTCTGTATCAATCTCAAGCGCCGGCCTTACATACTCTACATCCTCCTGTTTCAGAGGTGAGAAATATTCATACCAGACTTCCGCCTGCCAGTTTTCCGCTTGTCCCGATTCTTCCGTCCACATTGATCCGCTGAACTTGGGATCATAATCTTCCGCTCCCCATGCGTTAAGGTTATTCATGAAAAGTACCGGGAATCTCCCTCCGCGGGATGAGTATGTAAAGCGAACCTGAACATGCAGTTCGTCATCGATCCAGCCGATTCCGGTCAGGTAAACGCCTTTCTCAATCTGAATATCAAGCGGATTACGATAGTCCA of Aristaeella lactis contains these proteins:
- a CDS encoding SIMPL domain-containing protein; amino-acid sequence: MRKLIALILVMVLSLFTFSALADSSIVVTGTGETYIPADTAVVSLGVSARNADALKAQSEVNEVIARIRAALTDAGLKEEDINTGYVNLYGVYDYSGYEEKLTGYSASSSLAVLVKDISRVGEVIDLAFGAGANMLDGVSFSASDDSAARAESLKAALAEAKEKAAVLAEAAGMGEPEIESIQETGFFTYDNGTNRFVTKAAGAVETDAATIIQAAKICVSATVTVTFKTK
- the yidC gene encoding membrane protein insertase YidC, which encodes MQLICAPLGWLMRIAYSVTGNYGLAVILFTLMTKVVLLPVSLWVHANGIKMVRLEPAVNRLKVKYFGDPDKVADEQALLYKKAHYSPFATVIPVAVQVILLIGLVQIIYHPDVWLRQPDLNTRFLGFDLSATPSAAGGIHLLIPVLAGLAATILSLCQNRLNPLQKSQGKAAQFSSMAVSVGISLVLGFTVPAGVGFYWIFSNLFTILQQVVLNKIRPPEKEIDWADLEKSRQELAAYTNTGRETVRSREDKHREKADYKRFFSVGNKHLVFYSESSGFYKYYERIIAYILANSKLTIHYVTGDPNDQIFEIAKKETRIVPYYIGQKKLITLFMKLEADVMVMTMSDLGNYQYKRSYYSKNIKYVYVFHYPLSTHMVLHTGALRHYDAILCVGDFQFEEIRQTEKLFGDPEQELIACGYGQLEKLYDAYRAAPRTERVRPKVLIAPSWQADNILDSCIDDLLKELLGRGFDVTVRPHPEYVKRYGDRMDAIVKRYEHYEGGDLFFELDFTGNTSIFDSDTVISDWSGTAYEFVMVTERPCVFIDTPPKINNPDYEKITVAPLEFTLRDQVGIRVNPGEIPGLAEKIRGLLEDESFGERIRGIREKTIANFGRSGEVGGRYIIDSVKEKVQTRKNA
- a CDS encoding aldo/keto reductase, producing MTERKDTIMPEPFRPNPLRLAFGLMRLPKNADGSIDIPQVCEMADRFIAAGGTYFDTAYVYDGGDSEKAFKAAVADRYPRDTYTLATKIHATIGATDEQSAKQEFRTSLERTGAGFFDYYLLHALQVSTHQKYDDYRLWDFVKDLKEKGLVRHWGFSFHADPALLERLLDAHPDTEFVQLQINYADWENPGVASRRNWEICRERGIPVMIMEPVKGGILADPIPEVRAVFDAYGADVSYASWALRFAAGLEGVHAVLSGMSNLAQMDDNLKTMKDFRPLDEKEMELISLARKALDEDKSIPCTACHYCTKGCPMNIPIPEIFNVINRRKGSPEFRTIREYSIVTAGRGLASDCVSCGRCERACPQGLPVITLLRKCKAELEK
- a CDS encoding acyl-CoA thioesterase, encoding MAEKTTAVQIVMPQHCNGYAKPRLFGGQIMAWIDVVGAVAARRYTGHAVTTVCIDNLNFLKPAYLNDTVVQEATVTWTGRTSLEVRVDSMVERLDGSRELINRAYVVFVALDEQDQPAAVPPFVPETTEEKQEYAAAEERRRIRLQR
- a CDS encoding SLOG family protein gives rise to the protein MKRVMTDIYAERYRDLSQEAQTCCLTGHRVIPPGEEKKIMIRAKNILLRLIREKNVRFFGVGGAVGFDMLASEYLLDLKAHDEHQIKIISVLPYPAWRETEDWTDKLRAREEKILLGSDKVVYVRNEYEKNVFLLRDRKLVDCSAWCVSYCNRPRTGTAYTVKYALDHGVKVYNASSFSLRNLV
- a CDS encoding M48 family metallopeptidase; this translates as MQTWEVKVIRCRRKTIGIRIDDGGGITVRAPLRTSEAEIRRVLDSKRTWIEKTLEKVSARAQVPKLSEGELEDLVKLGRKVIPARVAEWARQVGVTYGRVTVKKQKTLWGSCSAKGNLNFNCMLLRCPEDVMDYVIVHELCHRRELNHSPRFWAEVERILPEYRKPLKWLKTEGQALISRMP
- a CDS encoding HD domain-containing protein, with product MRNMIDEAINYIRELFAENADGHGFEHAMRVYRNALLIAETEPEADRLVVSLGALLHDADDHKLFNTENNANARRFLEAQGVDRETADRICEAVNSVSFSKNRGKHPETVEGRIIQDADRLDAIGAIGIARTFAYGGKHSRTPEDSIAHFHEKLLLLKDLMNTEKAKEMAESRHAFMEQFLKEWEQEIG
- a CDS encoding leucine-rich repeat domain-containing protein, whose translation is MLKNDIERTLQAHNPDPSEGFAEMIDDKVFHLMAERQEQKAARKKKRLRLVPVTAAALVVVMCVGMLAANGHFGLINRPDEIRPGEGRYTVQPIETVLAQGTVTVPGETDGTENPAVLVEENESDVIDRGYSFIQHWNGESIWDDADLEAMLDLCTPEWKEKAGDTIEALKEILGNTSYNGMQGYISLSGESGDPVRTMTMQGHGKWVQTKLSFDLKLEADGFRYIDPESVQITVPEEPKLHSLVEMKLEDLDAELKNHWPGITEELIPMNLSCESQGFRVEVISALVKGREAWFVCSVQDLKEEERDFDRDVFGYSFQVQTDITDQMEEVTGNTFGYDKEEHKQFFLAHQEYDEPITSKNRNITLNVKDIIIIGTRRTELTPLIEKYGKTVDGIEPPEMYPDERDTKKRNVLDYRNPLDIQIEKGVYLTGIGWIDDELHVQVRFTYSSRGGRFPVLFMNNLNAWGAEDYDPKFSGSMWTEESGQAENWQAEVWYEYFSPLKQEDVEYVRPALEIDTELETVEGDWNIQIPLDRLMVGGSQDDVESIGTDNPEETEAASGVESADINALLEQEWPGITEELVPVNLSCEKQGIRIDVLSALAKDKGAWIVYTLQDLEEDRTPRQDIYQYVPSVFTDFDHGAHYVASRYLLYDETTRKSFMAAYIQYYDTIQPDSRYVSIMINHINIIGETKTDLAPLIEQYGKTAEGTEPPELLYTSPVDLKKNVLDFHNPLDIPVDEDVTLTGIGWIDNELHVQLHMTDRIIRAFAAKSDAGNSYVDGIQYCETGFEEESWDEDGNGRGDWAEFISEVKPEEKDSVKAEIRIQKCIESVTDDWEIQIPLNQIMAGGSQETDESAENIPEQTAEAPEGTGSAYDTYDMENLHEKMESKWPEIREELIPVNLSCEKQGIRVELLSALVQDREAWVMYTVQDLDGDRISGRSMEQYRPYAVTVISQNLDMMSGTVFTEYDETTHKMTVAEYVLYDQPVEPYNGPVTFGIKNITISGHTDTDLTPLIGQYGKTAEGIEPPEMLFTEPTDLKRKVLDTHDPLDIQIDEGVVLTGIGVIDNELHIQLQYPDNRLIWFADNTRYHKMIMSYVSYSFENREHDINEHFMSACWDENGDGVEDREEYISRLKQEDADKAVTILCVERILESIEDNWEIQIPLCSVRKEGNRFEYDGLVFGVKEDNSLTVVSDPSYKQSTKIVIPETVYGLYVREIAEDAFKDCTNLTSVIMLDYVTEIGDYAFSGCENLASLILPKKLETVGEGAFEGCKALTSIDLPDNVMTIGGSAFRGCSSLKSVSIPYGAKFEGGHVFADCTSLVSVTLPGCMENLEIYTFSGCENLEWVIIREGTRTIGRGAFRNCEKLKLVEIPYSVYYISDYAFENCGNLEKIELPEIVSYIGKNAFTGCENLVCVVYEGSYAQQYCEENGIQYEIRQAE